GGACGAGCATTCCTGGAGCCAGCGCGCCAGGTTCGGGAACTTTGCGAGATCCACGCCCACCAGCGCCGCCCACGCAAGCACCGACGCAAGGTTCACGTCCGCTACGGAGTACGAAGATCCGACGACGAAGTTGCGACCCGCCAGGTGACGGTCGAGCACCGCTAACGGACCCTGCAGCTTCTCGACGGCTGCATCGGCAGCCTGCGGGCTTCTCTGCTCGGGCGGATAGAACATGCGGTGCATCAGCACTTCGATCAGTGGGTTCTCGACTTCGGTCATCGCCCAGAAGCTCCACTGCGTCGCGTGGCCCTGGTCCTCGATGCTCTTCGGCTGCAGGCCTTTGTCGTACTTCCTGGCCAGGTGAAGGTTGATCGCCATCGACTCCCAGTACGCAACGCCGTCGTCGACCAGCGTCGGGATGTGGCCGTTCGGGTTGAGCGCGAGGTAGTCGGGTTTTTTCGTGTCGCCGTTCGCGAAGTGGGTCGGGACGTTTTCGTAAGCAACGCCGAGCTCCTCGAGCATCCAGATCGTGCGGAACGCGCGGGAACCGGGGACACCATAAAGCGTGATCATCAGGGAACCTCCTCGTGAATGCGGACCTTGTCCGCGGCGCGGATGCAGCCGCGGCAACTCTGCGGCGGCGGCGGCCCAAGTCAATCCGCGCCGCGACGCCGAACAACGACGGGTAGTGGTGACCCACTACCCAATAGCGGGTAGTGGTGACCCACTACCCAATGGCGAGTAGTGGTGACCCACTACTCAACGGCGGCCCGGCGGCGCGCCGCGATTGACTTCCCGCCACGCGGCGGAAATGGCGCAGTCATGAGCCACCGCCTCCTCGTCCGTTCCGACGGCCAGCCCTACGTCACGATCGAAAGCCCGCGACCGCGGGTACGCGTCATCTCGCTCAACCATCCGGAGCGCCTCAACGCGATGTCGTTTCCTCTGGTCGAGTCGCTGTACGCAGCGCTTGCCGAAGTCGGCGCCGACAATGAATGCACGGTCGCGATCCTGACGGGAAGAGGCCGCGGCTTCTGTTCGGGAATGGATCTTACCGACGTCGGGATGCCACCCGGCAGCGATGGCCTTCCGATCTCGCGCATCGCGATCCGCGCGATGGCGTTCATGTCGGACGTCGTGCCGGCGATGCGTGCGATCCCCCAGCCGCTGATCGCCGCGATCAACGGTCCGTCGTACGGCGGCGGCATGTGCCTGCCCCTCGGCTGCGACATCCGCATCGCGGCGCGCTCGGCGACCTTTCGCGGCGCCGGCATCAACAACGGGCTCACCGGCACCGAGTGCGGAGTGAGCTTCCTGCTTCCGCGCCTGATCGGTGCGTCGCGCGCGTACGAGATCATCCTGTCGGGTCGCGAGGTCGGCGCGGAGGAAGCTGAGCGCATCGGCCTGGTTTCGCGCGTCGTTGACGACGATGCGCTCCTGCTGACGGCCGTCGAGATCGCTGAACAGATGTGCGGCTTCAGCGCGCACGGCCTCGCGATGACGAAAGAAGTGCTGTGGTCGAACCTCGAGGCGGGCAGCCTCAAGGCCGCCATCGACCTCGAAAACCGCAACCAGCTGCTCGTGCGCATGACGACGCAGAATCTCGACGAGGCCATCCGCGCGCGGCGCGACGGACGCCCGCCCGTTTACGAAGACTGAAGCAGAGAATAGAGGCCCGGATCTCGAGCGGATGGGCGATTGGCGGTCCGATGTCCCGAATCGTCTAGCGCGGCCTCACGAACTTCAGCACGAACCGGTCGCTGGTGCCGCGCCGGCTGCCTGCCGCGCTCGGCGAGTCGTTCCAGTCGCGCGGATCAGCGGGATTGCGCAGGAAATCCGCCTCGGCGACGAGCTTGAAACCCGCACGCGGAACTTCCTCGCGCACGACCTTTTCTTCGATGCGGTGCAGCGTCTGCGCTTCGCTCGTGCCGGTACCCGGGCGCCCGCTGTGATCGACGATCACGTACGCGCCGCCCGGCTTGAGCGCGGCAAAGATCGCGCGATTCATCGCGTCCCGGTCAGTCTTCAGCCACACCGTGTCGTGATAGAAGAGCACCATCACGACGAGATCGAGGTTCTTCGCTTCGGGAGGCAGCGGCGATTCGAGTTCACGCTCGACGCGCCGGACGTTCTTCATCGCCGGCGTCGCAAGCCGCGCGCTCCACGGCTTGTCCGCAAACTTGTCGACGATGAGTTTGTTGTTCTGGCTGTAGACGACGCCGGTCGGGCCGACGGCGCGGGCGAGCAGCTCGGCCGTGTAGCCGCCGCCGGACATCAGGTCGGCCACGTGCATGCCCTGCCTCACGTCGATGAACCGCAGCAACTCGGCTGGCCTGCGCCCGGTATCGAGCGCGCGGTCGGCGTCGCTGCGGTCGGGCGCCGCGACGATCGCATCGGCGTCGATCTTCGCCGCGGAGGTCATGCCGGCGCCATCGTGGCCGGTCATGGAGCAGCCTTGCACCACGAGGATCGGCAGCAGCGCAGCGAAGACAGACGCCAGCAGCAATCGAATCATCTTCAAATGTTGCATGGGGAATTTTCCTTTTGCGACTACAGGCCGCGATCGAGGGTGAGGCGCCTGGAGCCGCGTGTCGCGATGAACAGGAACGCGAAGCAGTAGAGCACGGCGAGCTTGCCTTCGTTGACCGCAGGGAACAACTTTTTGCCTGCCCTCGTTGTCTGCGATCGAATGATCATTCAACGTCGTGCCTCCAACCGCAGCGACGTGGAGCTGCGGAGTCGCTCGACACCACTCGCGCAGCCCGAATGACGCGCCTCACTGCACGTCGACAATCTCGACCGCTTTGCGGCCTGCCGGGAGGTCCACGC
This genomic window from Candidatus Binatia bacterium contains:
- a CDS encoding SAM-dependent methyltransferase gives rise to the protein MQHLKMIRLLLASVFAALLPILVVQGCSMTGHDGAGMTSAAKIDADAIVAAPDRSDADRALDTGRRPAELLRFIDVRQGMHVADLMSGGGYTAELLARAVGPTGVVYSQNNKLIVDKFADKPWSARLATPAMKNVRRVERELESPLPPEAKNLDLVVMVLFYHDTVWLKTDRDAMNRAIFAALKPGGAYVIVDHSGRPGTGTSEAQTLHRIEEKVVREEVPRAGFKLVAEADFLRNPADPRDWNDSPSAAGSRRGTSDRFVLKFVRPR
- a CDS encoding glutathione S-transferase family protein codes for the protein MITLYGVPGSRAFRTIWMLEELGVAYENVPTHFANGDTKKPDYLALNPNGHIPTLVDDGVAYWESMAINLHLARKYDKGLQPKSIEDQGHATQWSFWAMTEVENPLIEVLMHRMFYPPEQRSPQAADAAVEKLQGPLAVLDRHLAGRNFVVGSSYSVADVNLASVLAWAALVGVDLAKFPNLARWLQECSSRPAAKTATAKAMG
- a CDS encoding enoyl-CoA hydratase-related protein — protein: MSHRLLVRSDGQPYVTIESPRPRVRVISLNHPERLNAMSFPLVESLYAALAEVGADNECTVAILTGRGRGFCSGMDLTDVGMPPGSDGLPISRIAIRAMAFMSDVVPAMRAIPQPLIAAINGPSYGGGMCLPLGCDIRIAARSATFRGAGINNGLTGTECGVSFLLPRLIGASRAYEIILSGREVGAEEAERIGLVSRVVDDDALLLTAVEIAEQMCGFSAHGLAMTKEVLWSNLEAGSLKAAIDLENRNQLLVRMTTQNLDEAIRARRDGRPPVYED